The genomic region GCCATCGGCTCCCTGACGGATGACCCCTTCCAGCGGCTCGTCCAGTGGCGCGTCATAGAGGAGTTCGGCGTCGTCGACCACGACGACGTACGGTCGCCCGTCGAGTTGGTCCTGGAGCTCTTCCAGGTCGTCACCCGAGCTTTCCGCGTTGAGCACGCCGAGTACCCCTTCTCGATCCTCGAGTTCCCGCAGCGGGGACCGGCGAGGTGTCACGACCACCAGAGGAGTGCCTGCTCGCAGAAGGAACTCGGCGGCGCACAGCAGTGCAGTCGAACGGCCGGACTTCGGTGGTCCGGCAATGACAAAACCGGGCCCGTTCTCCTCCAAGTCGATGCCGATGGGGTGGAGTTCATCGCCTCCGACGGCGACCAGCGCCCACAACGGCGACGGCGGCACGAAGTCCGGGTCCAGGGCCATCGCCTCCGACGCTGTGATGCGCGTCGGCAGAGCGTCGACGCGCAGGGGGCGGCGGCCCGCCGGGACTCGGCCGTAGCGCGTTCGCGCCTCCTCCGCGATCTCGCGGAGGGCGCGGACCTGGGCCTGGCCGGCCGGATCCGGCGCCAGCAGACCGATCTGTGTCTCGTCCACGCCCGTGTCCGTGATACGCAGGGCGCGCCCGGGCGGCATGTTCTTCGGAACCTCGCGGGCATGGAGACCGGCCGTTGAATAGTCGTTCGGGTCGGCGAACCGCATGACGAGTCGGTCGGCGAAGGCCGAGGAGACGTGACCGCTCAGACCACTGCGGTCGGCCGTCATGACGACCTTCAGGCCCGCTGCGGATCCCTCACGGAAGAGTCTCTGGGCCGCTTCCAGCAACTGGCCGTAGTTGTAGTTCTCGAAGGTCGACGCGAAGCCTTCCCAACTGTCCAGGAGCAGAACCATCCAGGGCAGGCGCTCCTCCGGGGAAGCTCCCGCGCGCTGCTCCGCCGCGCTCGACGCGCCCTCCATCGCCAGTAGTTGCTGACGGCGGGCGATCTCCACCTGGAGGCGCTGGATCAGCCTGCGGACCCGGTCCGGCTCATCGCGTGTCACGACGGCGCCGACATGCGGCATACGCACCAGGGGCAGTAGAGCGTTAGAGCCGCAGTCGATGGCATAGACGTGCACATCGTGCGGGGATGTGTTGCGGGCCAGTGAGCCGGCGAGCGTGCGCAGTGCCGTCGAGCGGCCGGAACGAGCGCCACCGAGCAGCAGGGTGTGCTCACCGTGCACCAGGTCCAAGGACACCGGCATGCGGGTCTGCTTCGCCGGCAGGTCGATCAGGCCGTACGGGATGGGAGCCACGTCGTCGCCAGGGATGGTGTCCGGTGCGCCACCGTAAGTGGACAGTTCGTCCAGCGTGACGGACTCCGCCAGCGGCGGAAGCCACGGGCTGCGCTGTTCGCCGAAGCCCATCCGCTCCGCACCGTCGCGCACCGCGTCCACGAGGACGGCCAGGTCGGTGACCATCGTGCCGTCGTCCTCGGCCTCTTCCCGCTTGGGCAGCGGGCGAGCGTAGGCGTTCCAGGGCAAGGGCACGAGCGTGGCCTTCGGCCCCGTCTGCCCCGTGGCCGGGCGACGGCCACCGATACGGGCCGACTGCACACCGACGAGCGACTGGGCGCCGGAACGGACGTACATACGACCTGGCGTCGACTTCGAGATCGCGCCCGAGTCCGGTGCATCGATGACGTCCATCGACTCCGCGGCGTCCGTCACCCGCAGGGCGATGCGGAGGTTGGTGTTGGCCCGGATGTCGGCGCTCACCACACCCGCGGGACGCTGCGTCGCGAGAATCAGGTGCACGCCGAGAGAGCGGCCTCGGCGTGCGATGTCGACCAGTCCCGCGATGAAGTCGGGCAATTCCGCGACCAGGGACGCGAACTCGTCTATGACCAGGACGAGCCGGGGCATCGGCTCCAGTTCGGGGCGGAGCTTGCGGATGTCGTTGTAGTCCTCGATGTCCTTGGCGGCGGCGTCGAAGAGAATCCGCTCCCGGCGATGCAGCTCGGCGGCGAGCGAGGCAAGGGCCCGCTCGGTCAAGTGGGCGTCGAGGTCGCTGACCATGCCGACGGTGTGCGGCAGGCGAGCGCAGTCCATGAAGGCGCTGCCGCCCTTGTAGTCGATGAGGACGTAGTTCAGGGCGTCGGGGCGATTCGCCACCGCCAGCGAGGCGATGATCGTCTGCAAGAGCTCGGACTTACCGGCACCCGTCGTACCGGCGACCAGGGCATGCGGCCCGTCGCGGCGGATGTCCAGGACGAATACGCCATCGGCGGCGATCCCAATGGGTGCAGACGTCGTCGAACCACCGGCCTGCCAGATGCGCTCCACGTCGACGCCCGCCGGGTTGGGCATGTTCAGCAGGTTCAGCAGTCGGGCCGAGGTGGGCAGTGCAGAATTCGCGTCGTCACGACTGACATCCCGGATGGGGGCGAGAGACCGGGCCAGGAGTTCGCACCATTCGTAAGGCACCTGGTCGGCGAGGACGTCACCGACGGCCTCCAGGCCGTAACCGCGCACCCGGACGTGATGGGCCGCGTCGGGCGACCACGCCACGACGGCCTTGCACTCCTCGGGAAGCAGCCGCTCGTCCTCGTCGATGCAGAGGGCGAAGATCCCGTACTGCGGGCCCTCGGCCAGGAGTTGGGGAACGCCGGGTACGCGCCGCAGCAACCGTGCCCCGTCGAGTATCAGGAGCACGTTGGCGTCCGGATACAGATGGCCTGTCATGTTGTGCTGCTCGCGGGCCGCCTTGCGTCGAGCCAGCTCGTTCAGAAGTTCGTTGACTCGGCGGCTGATGCCCTCCGAGTCGAAGCCGACCAGAGCGACGCAGTCCTGTCCCTCGTCGGGGTTGGTGTGGGGCAGCCAGTGTGCCCAGTGCCACTCTGCGCCGGCGGCGGGTGTCGCAGCCAGCGACACCAGTGACAGGTCTCGGGGGCTGTGCAGCACGGCGGCCTGCACGCTCAGCCAGCGCGCAGTGCCGAGGGCGCGGGCGCGGTCCCCCGCGATACCGACCACGCCGAGCCGGGCAAAGGGCAGGGTGACCGGGACATCCGGCAGGAGCGGGGGCTCCGGGGGCTCCTCGTCGTGCGACGAGCCGCCGCGTGCGAAAACGAGTTCCACGTCGGACGGCAGAGCGCCGACCCCGATACGCAGTTGCATCGCGTCCGGGTCGGTGAGGCGGCGCTCCCACAGACGGCGGCGGGGGCCGGTCGCGTGGAGGAGGACCTCGGCCGGGTCGGGGTTGTCCTCGCGCCGGGCGCGCTGTTCTTCCTTGCTGAGGGTGACGAGTTCGGCCTCATAGGCCGCGAGGTCCTTCTTGTACTGCTTGAGGGACGTCTTGTGCTTCTTCTTGCCCTCGCGGTTCTCACTGATCCACTGGGCCAGCATCATGAGCGGGCTCATCAGGCAGAACAGCAGCATGTAGATCTGCTTGGTGAAGAGGTACATGGCCAGCCCGAACAGCATGGGCATGAACGCCATGATGAACTGGAAACGCGCGCGGTCCCCCTTCGTGGGGGGCACCGGCACGGCCAGCCTCCGCCGAGGCCGCAGCGGCGAAAGGCGAGGAGGGCGGTTGTAGGCGAGGCCGCCCTCGCTCATCGGAGCCAAGTGCGCGTCCGGCTCGACCACCTTGTCGAGTACGAGCAGCGTGTCACCCACCCGTACGACACCGCCGAGCGGCCAAGGAGTCCCGCCCGTCACAGGATCGTCGTTCAGCCGGATGCTGGCGCCGGCCTCCGGTGCGAGCACGACGTTGCCCTGGAGGTCGACCGTCAGCCGGAGGGCGATCGGCGGCAGCGAGGCATCCGGCAAGGGCAACGAACAGGTGGGTGCCGATCCCGCGGTGGCCGCGCCGACACCCAGCCGGACCACCCGTCCGGAACCGGGACCACCGGTTACCCGCAACTCGTACTGTCCTACGGGCTCACCCTTGCGCAGCAACGGGCCTATCGAGCTGTCGACGGAGACGCGCATGCCGTCCCGCAGGACTCCGGCCGCCGGTGCCTCCGGATCACACAGCACACCATCGGCCCACAGCGCCGGCGCTCCGGTCACCGCCGTCCCGTAGCCAGGCAGCGAAGCCAGTGAGGTGCCGGGCATGGCCACGACGTTCCCTGTCCCACCGCCATGCGGTGCGACGCTCTGTCCGACGGCCTGCGCCAGTACCTCCGCGACATCGCCTGCCGTGGCGGTGTCGTCGGCGGTGACGACGACGTCCTCCGGCTCACCGCCTTCGCGTACGACCGTGACCAGCATCTGCATGGTGGTCATCCTCCCCGTCGGCCCCTGTGGCCACGTTCGTTAACTTCAGCTAACGGAGACTATGGCAGTCCCCGGCCTCGCTCCCCAGCGCCCCGGCGTCAGACTGCCGGCATCGCGTAGATCTCCGGCCCGTTCGTCACCAACAGCCGGTTTCCGGCATGGGCCATCTGCCACGGGGCGCCGGAGTCCTTGTCGTCGGTCCAGGTCCAGCGCACCTTGCCGGTCTTGGCAGCAAGGGCGATGACACCCCCCGACAGGGGTCCGGAGGCGCAGTACAGCGTCATGCCGACCCTCACGAAGGTCTCCGGCCCGCCACGGTCCTGGTCCTCACACAGCCAGAGCCGCTTCACGCTCTTGACGTCGACGGCCCATACGCCGCGGTCGTAGTCGCTGACATAGAGCACGCCGTCGATGACGGCAGGGTTGTTGAAGCCGCGGCGTCCCTTGGGTGAGAGGGTCCACCGTGTGTCGCCTGTCTCCGCGTCGACCGCCGTGAGCTTCTCGCCGGGCAGAAAGACGAGGCCGTTCGCGACCGTCGGCTGCCAGGCCCAGTCGTCGCCGATCTTCTGGGTCCACAGCTGGTCACCGGTCGCGGTGTCGCGCACGGTGAGGTTGTAGTTGGAGTCCGTGTAGACGAGGTGCTTGCCGGAGACGGTGCCCTGGACGTCGTAGTCCTTCGTGCCCCAGTCTCGGTGCTGCAGCCACACCCTTCTACCGGTGCTGTGACTGACCGCGGCGACCGCAGTGCGGTACTCGGTGGCGCTCGTGGCCCTGGAGTAGTCGGTCACCGTGACGTACACGTTCTTGTCGTCGATGGCGATGGTGCCCTCGACGCCGAGTTGTTTGCCGAGGCGGCTGCGCCACACTTCCTCGCCGGTCTTCACATCCCGCGCGACGAGGACTCCCTCCGCGCCGCCATCGGTCAGGAACACCTTGCCGTCACGGAACAGTAGCTGGGAGCCGGGGGCACAGATGTCAGGCTTCGACCAGCGGGCCTTTCCGGTCTTCACGTCGTACGCCACCAAGGGATCGCCGCTGACCAGGAGCAGGCCGTCATGGATGAGGAGCGGTACGTCAGTGGTGGTGCTGTCCTCCGCCGCCTGCTCGTGCCACAGAGGTTGGGGAGCGACGCCGGCCGGCGGGGTGGTGAAGTTCTCCTCGACTGGTTGCGCGGAACCGCCGGCGCCACTCCTGCCGGTCGCCGTTCCGGAGGGGTCACCGCCCCGGCCGAGCCACCAAGCGACGGCTCCGCCCGTCACAGCCACCGCGCCGGCACCGCCGAGCGCAAGACCGAGGACGCGGCGGCGGGAGGGAGCGGTGGCGAGGGCTGGCGTGGTCGTCCCGTGTCCCGGTGTCTGCGCGTCACCCGGCGGTGTGGCGTAGCCGGGCATCGGGGTGCTGTAGGCAGCAGGGGTGCCGCCATGTCCAGAGGCCGGCGGGTACCCGTACCCCGGCGTCGGTGTGCTCGCCGACGTTGGCATCCCACCCGCCATCGCCGGTGGGGGCCCGAAGGACGCAGCGACCGGGGGCTGAGGCTGCTGCGGTGCCTCCAAGTCCAGTATCCCGGCCGCATGCGTGGCGATCGTCGATGCCACCGCCGACGGCAGCCAGTCGCTGAGGACACCCTCGACACCCTGTGGTGCGAGTGCCGCCACGATCTCCGACGGCGCCGGTCGATGCGCCGGGTCCTTCGCGAGACATGCGCGTACGAGGCCCAGCAGTTGCTGCGGTACGCCCTCCAAATCGGGCTCGCCATGCACAACCTGGTAGAGCAACGAGGCGTGCGAGACGGCTCCGTGACCGAACGTGCCCCTGCCTGTCGCCGCAAACGCGAGCACGGCACCCAGCGAGAAAACATCACCCGCCGGGCCGACATCCTTACCGAGCGCCTGCTCCGGTGACATGTAACCGGGTGAGCCGACCACGACTCCCGTCTGTGTCATACGGTTCCCGTCCACCGCACGCGCGATACCGAAGTCGATGACGCGCGGGCCATCCGCCGCCAGCAGGACGTTCGACGGCTTCAGGTCCCGGTGGATCAACCCCGCCGCGTGCACCTCCTGGATGGCAGCGGCGAGACCTGCGGCCAGTGCCCGCACCGTCCGCTCAGGCAAGGCACCGTGCGCGGCGACCACATCCGTGAGATCCGGACCGAGCACGTACGACGTCGCCAGCCATGGCAACGGCGCGTCAGGGTCGGCGTCCACGACAGGGGCGGTGAAGCGGCCGGAGACTGCCTTGGCTATCTCGACCTCGTGCCGGAAGCGGTCGCGGAAGTCGCCATCCGCTGCCAGATCCGGACGTACGACCTTCACGGCCACGGTACGGCCACCGGGTGAACGGGCCAGGTAGACGCGGCCCATGCCGCCGGCACCGAGTCTTCGCAGGAGACGGTAGGTGCCCAACTCCGTTGGATCGTCCTGCTGCAGCGTCTCCATTTGTGGGCCTTCCCCGTGTCACGCGTTGCGATGCGCTGATCACATTTGATGGTGTTCGCTATCGCAGACACAGTAGTGACCGCTTGAGCAAGGCGAGAGTCAGGGGCCATGAGCGGAAGTTCGGCGAAGCCGAAGCGGAGAGAGGCAGCCAAGGCCGCCCTGCGGTACAAGCACCGGCCCGGCCGGCCCGCCGCCGGGCGGCTGAAGAAGCCGGACTGGGGATGTGCCGTGGGTTGTGCGGTGATCCCCGGCGTCTTCGTCCTGCTGACGCCGCTGTACTTCTTCGACATGTACTGGGGGGACGACCTCTGGAGCGGCTTCGCCGCCGCGTGGCCCCGCGGCGCGTATGCCTTCGCCGCCACCGTGGGGGCACTGGTACCACTGGTCTTCCTCGCCTGGGCCTGGCCCCTGACCCGGATGAACTGGAAGAAGAGCAAGCCGCGTTCGCTGGCCTGGGCTGCCGCCTCGCTGCCCGGGCTGGCGGCGGGGTACCTGGTCGCCGGGGTGATCGTGGGGACCACACGGCCCAAGCGGCGCCGCGACTGGGACTACGACTGCTACAGCGAGGGCGGGCCCTGCTGGGTGCATGTGCACTACCCGTGGCTGTGGGCCGTCGGTCTCGTCGCCACGCTCGCCGCGGCCGCGCTGCTGGTCACCCTGCTCGTCAGGTACAGCGGTCGGTCCTCCGCTACCGCACCTTCGACATCCGAGCCTGAGGACGACCCGACTCCTCGCTCTCCGAGCGGTACTGGAGGTCGTCGCCCACCGGGCTGAGGCGCACGGTCGTGGGGGCCGGGTTGCAGCCGCTGTGGTTGGTCTTCGCGCCCACCGACGTCGCGACGAGCTCCTTCTTCGTCACCTGCTTCAGGGTCAGTACGTCGACGCAGACGCCGCCGATCTGGTCGGTCTGGCGGAGTCGGCCCAGCTCCTCTCCGATGGCCGCCCGTTCGACGGTGATCCGGAACGTGCCGAGGGGCAGCCTGCCGTCGAGGGCGCTGCCCTGGCCCTCCCAGGTGCCGAGGTACGCGGCGGGCACGGCGCCGGACGGGGCGGAGCTCGCGGTCGCCGCAGGGGGAGAGTCGGTGCCCGCGCCGGAGTCGCTCGTGTCGTCGTCGGAGGTCCGGCCCGGCAGCAGGTCGAACACGAGCACCGAGCCGATCGTCACGGCGGCCATCGCCCCGGCGACCGCCAGCGCCACGGTGCAGCTCAGCCTCCGCACCCGTCCGCCGCCCTCCGGCGTGGACGTCGCCGCCACGGAGACGGACACCTTGCCGGGGCGCCGGCCGGTGGGCGGTGGGGCGGTGTCGTCCTGCGGACCGCCGTCCCGGGGTGCGGGTACGGCGGCGGAGGGGGCCGGGGGCGTGGGCATCACCGGCGGCGGCCCGAAGACGCCGGCCGTCGCGGCCCCGGCCGGACCCGACGGCCCCCACGACTCCACCGATTCCACCGACTCCACTGCCGGACCCTCTGGTGCGGCCACGGACGGGCTGCTGAAACCGACCGGCCCCGAGGGGCCCCCGGCCCCTGGTCCGGTCGCCTCCAGGTTCAGCAACTGCACGGCGCTCCGGCTCACCTGCTCGACCAGCGCCCCCGGCAGCCACCCGCCCGCCACCAGCCTGGCCGCGCCCTCGGGAGCCAACCGCCGGGCCACCTCGGCGGGGGCAGGCCGCGCGGCCGGATCCTTCGTCAGGCAGGCCGCCGTGAGCTCCCGCAACGGTCCGTCCAGCCCGCCGAGCTCCGGCTCCTCGTGGACGACCTTGTAGAGCAGGGCCGCCGAGGAGTCCCCGGGGAAGGGTGGTTCGCCGGTCGCCGCGTAGGCCAGGACCGCGCCGAGCGAGAAGACGTCCGCCGCGCCCGTGACGCCCTTGCCGAGGATCTGCTCGGGCGACATGTAGCCGGGCGAGCCGATCGACACGCCCGTGGACGTCAGGGACGCCGTACCGTCCGTGGCCCGCGCGATGCCGAAGTCGATCAGCAGCGGGCCGTCGAGCGTGAGCAGTACGTTCGAGGGCTTCACGTCCCGGTGCACCAGGCCCAGCTCGTGCACCGCCGCCAGCGCCTCGGCCAGCCCCGCCCCCAGTGCCCGTACGGTGTGGGCCGGCAGCGCGCCGCCCTCGGTGACCGCGGCCGACAGCGAGGGGCCCGCCGCGTACGCCGTCGCCACCCACGGCACCCGGGCGTCCGGGTCCGCGTCCAGGACGGGTGCCGTCCAGGCGCCGCCGACCCGGCGCGCGGCCTCCACCTCGCGGCGGAACCGGGCCCGGAACTCCTCGTCCAGTGCGAAGTGCGGATGGACGATCTTGACCGCGACGGTACGGCCGCCGGCGCTGCGGCCCAGGTAGACCCGGCCCATGCCGCCGGAGCCCAGCCGGCCGAGCAGCCGGTAGGGCCCGACGACGGTCGGTTCGTCGACGTCGAGCGGCCGCATGGCGTCACCCCTCCCCCGTAGGCGCCCGCAGGCCCTCGCCGGACCCCGTAGGCGCGCACTCCCCAGCAGAGTAGTGCGCGAGCGCGGGCCCGCTCAGGGCTGGAGCAGGGCCACCTTCACGTCCGCGGGGAAGCCGGTCGTGGGGCCGACCCGGCGGGCGAACTCGGCGACCGCCTCCAGCTGCGGGCCGCCGAAGCGGAAGTCGAGCGTCGTGAAGTAGCGGGCGAGGGTCTCCTCGTCGAAGTCCTCCCAGCGGGCGGCCTGCTCGGCGACCTTGCCGACCTCCTCCAGGGAGAGGTTGCGGGAGTCGAGGAAGGCCTCGTGCACCTTGCGCGTGATGACCGGCTCGCGCTCCGCGTAGTCGCGGCGCGCCGCCCAGACCGCGAAGACGAACGGCAGGCCCGTCCACTCCTTCCACAGCGTGCCGAGGTCGTGCACGTCCAGGCCGAAGCGCGGCCCGTCGAGCATGTTCGCGCGCAGGGCCGCGTCGCCGATGAGGACGGCCGCCTCGGCCTCCTGCATCATCAGGCTCAGGTCGGGCGGGCACGTGTAGTAGTCGGGCCGGACGCCGTAGCGCTCGGCGAGGAGCAGCTGGGCGAGGCGCACGGAGGTGCGGGAGGTCGAGCCGAGGGCGACGCGGGCGCCGTCCAGCCGGTCCAGCGGGACCTGCGAGACGATCACGCAGGACATGACCGGGCCGTCGCAGCCGACGGCGATGTCGGGGAAGGCGACCAGCTGGTCGGCGTGCTTGAGGAACTCGACCAGGGTGATCGGGGCGATGTCGAGTTCGCCCTGCACCAGCTTCTCGCTGAGCTTCTCCGGGGTGTCCTTCGTGAGCTCGAAGTCGAGGAGCGTGCCCGTTCTGGCGAGCCCCCAGTACAGGGGCAGGCAGTTCAGGAACTGGATGTGGCCGACGCGCGGCCGGGTGCGAGGATTGTCCACATCGTGAGGCTAGCCCTCATGGCGTAGGGGGCCGCGTCCGGCCCCGCCGTGGGCCCGTGACCGGCGGTCGGCGCCTTCGCCGCCAGTCGGCGGAGCGTGTTCAAACATTCGGGTGACGTGATCTTGACCCCTATTGCATTCCGGGGCCTGCGTGCTAGGCTCGTCGCAAGTTGCAGTTTGGTTTCCCTTGCAGTACAGAGCCTGCGGAGCATGTGACCGCGGGCTCTCGTCATTCTCAGACGTATGCAGTTGTGCAGAATTCATCTTCACACTTGCTGGTTCTGGAGCAGGGCAACCCTTTTGAGCCCAAGGAGGGCTTATGGCTACCGGAACCGTTAAGTGGTTCAACGCCGAAAAGGGCTTTGGTTTCATCGCCCAGGAGGGCGGCGGCCCCGACGTCTTCGTCCACTACTCCGCGATCAATGCGACCGGATTCCGGTCCCTCGAGGAGAACCAGCAGGTGTCTTTCGACGTCACGCAGGGTCCGAAGGGCCCGCAGGCTGAGAACGTCACGCCGGTCTGATCAGTAGTACCCAAGGAGCCCCGCGCCGTCAGGCAGCGGGGCTCCTGCCTTTTCCGGCCCTGCCACCCGATGAATTCCCGGTGAATTCTGGCCACGGGCCTGTCGATCGGCGCTCGCGCTAGGGTCTGCTGCCATGGCCGATGCTGACTTCCTGATCGAGACTCGCAGGTTCTACGACACCGTCGCCGAGGAGTACGCCGTCCACTTCCGTGACCTGGGGGCTGGGATGCCGCTGGATCTGGGCGTGCTCTACGGATTCGCGGAGCTCGTGGGTGAGGGGGGCGAGGTCGCCGACCTGGGGTGCGGGCCCGGGCGGGTGACGGCGTTCCTGGCGTCCCGGGGGCTGTCGGTGTTCGGACTGGACCTGTCGGAGTCGATGCTCGCGATCGCCCGCCGCGAGAACCCGGGCCTGCGGTTCGAGAAGGGCTCGATGCAGGAGCTGGACCTTCCGGACGGCTCGCTCGACGGTGTCGTGTCCTGGTACTCGACCATCCACACACCCGAGGAGCACCTGCCCGCCCTCTTCGCCGGTTTTCACCGCGTCCTGCGTCCCGGCGGCCACCTCCTCCTCGGCTTCCAGTGCGGTGACGAGCCCCGTCACTACGAGCAGGCCTTCGGCCACTCGGTGGCCCTGACCTTCCGCCGCCGCCGGCCGGAGCACATCGCGGCCCTGCTGGAAGCCGCCGGTTTCACCCTCCGCGCACGGACCGTGCGCGAGCCGGACGAGACACGCGGCGAGCCGGTCGCCCAGGCGAGCCTCGTGGCCCGCAAGCCCCCGGAGCCGATCTCCTGAGCCGATGTCCCGAGCCGATCTCCTGGCCGTGCCAGCGCAGCGCCGGTACCACTTGTCCGCCTACGACACCCCCGCGACATCCCGCGCCGCGATGTACCCGAACGTCATCGCCGGCCCGATCGTCGAGCCCGCGCCCGCGTAGCTGTGGCCCATCACCGCCGCGCTGGCATTGCCCGCCGCGTACAGGCCCGGGATCACCGAGCCGTCGGGGCGCAGGACGCGGGCCCGGGCGTCCGTCCGCATGCCGCCCTTCGTGCCGAGGTCGCCGGGGACGATGCGGAAGGCGTGGTAAGGGGGTAGCCAGAGGGGGGCCAGGCAGGGGTTCGGGAGGACCGACGGGTCCGTGTAGTAGTGGTCGTAGGCGCTGTCACCGCGGTGGAAGTCGGGGTCCTCGCCCCGCCGTGCCTGGGCGTTGAAGCGGTCGACCGTCGTGCGCAGGGCCGCCGCCGGGACGCCGATCGACGCGGCCAGGGCGTCCAGGGTCCAGGCCTTGTGCGCGGCGCCCGAGTCGTACCAGGCGTCGGGGAGGGGCAGGGCCGGCAGGACGTCCTTGAAGAGGTAGCGGTTGCGGTAGTTCTGGTCGACGATCAGCCAGGACGGGATGGCCGGGTCGGTGTCGTGGACGTCGTACATGGTGTGGACGACGTCGCTGTAGGGGGCGGCCTCGTTGACGAAGCGTCGGCCGGAGCCGTTCACCAGCAGCCCGCCGGGCAGGGTGCGTTCGGCGAGGCAGAAGTAGGGCTCGCCGGGGGCGGGGATGGCCGGCCCCCACCAGGCGTCGTCCATCAGGTCGAGCGCCGCGCCCAGCCGCTCCCCCGCCCGGATGCCGTCGCCGGTGTTCTCCTTCGCCCCGACGGTCCACTCGGTGCCGATGGGCTGTCGCTGGAATCGGTCCCGCATGGCGGCGTTGTGCTCGAATCCGCCCGAGCCGACGATCACGCCCCGGCGGGCGCGGACCAGGCCGGGAGCGCCGTCGCGGGTGACGACGGCTCCCGTCACCCTGCCGTTCTCGACGTGCAGGTCCGTCAGAGGCGTGTTCAGCCATACCGGGACCCCGGCCGACGAGAGCCCCGCGCGCAGGCCCGCTGCCAGTGCCTGGCCCATCGTCAGCGGCTTCTGGCCGAGGAGCGCCGCCTTCGTGCCCCGCGCGAGGCACTGGGCGGCGACGGCCGCGCCCCGGGTGTTGACCGCGGCGAGGGCGATCCACTTGTAGTCGGCGCTGAAGACCACCATGCCCGCGGGGACGTCCATGTACGGCGGGTTCAGGTGTGCCAGCTCGGCTCCCAGGAGGTTGCCGTCGAGCTGGTCCGGCTCGATGGAGCGGCCGTTCGGCAGTCCGCCGGGCAGCTCGGGGTAGTAGTCGCTGTAGCCCTCCATCCAGCGGAAGCGCAGGGGGCTGTGGGCCATGACGTAGGAGATCGTCGCCGGGCCGTGGGTGAGGAAGGCGCGCTGCCGGTCGGCGGGGACCTCCGGGCCGACGACGGCGGCGAGGTAGGCGGCGGCCTTGGCCGGGGTGTCGGGGACACCGGCCGCGAGGATGACCGGGTTGTTCGGGATCCAGATCCCGGCACCGGAGCGGGGGGTCGAGCCGCCGAAGGTCGGGGCCTTCTCCACGACGACGCAGCTCAGCCCCTGCCCGGCGGCGGTCAGCGCGGCGGTCATCCCGGCCGCGCCGGAGCCGACGACGACGACGTCGTACGTGCCGAGCGGGGGTAGGTC from Streptomyces chartreusis NRRL 3882 harbors:
- a CDS encoding serine/threonine-protein kinase, giving the protein METLQQDDPTELGTYRLLRRLGAGGMGRVYLARSPGGRTVAVKVVRPDLAADGDFRDRFRHEVEIAKAVSGRFTAPVVDADPDAPLPWLATSYVLGPDLTDVVAAHGALPERTVRALAAGLAAAIQEVHAAGLIHRDLKPSNVLLAADGPRVIDFGIARAVDGNRMTQTGVVVGSPGYMSPEQALGKDVGPAGDVFSLGAVLAFAATGRGTFGHGAVSHASLLYQVVHGEPDLEGVPQQLLGLVRACLAKDPAHRPAPSEIVAALAPQGVEGVLSDWLPSAVASTIATHAAGILDLEAPQQPQPPVAASFGPPPAMAGGMPTSASTPTPGYGYPPASGHGGTPAAYSTPMPGYATPPGDAQTPGHGTTTPALATAPSRRRVLGLALGGAGAVAVTGGAVAWWLGRGGDPSGTATGRSGAGGSAQPVEENFTTPPAGVAPQPLWHEQAAEDSTTTDVPLLIHDGLLLVSGDPLVAYDVKTGKARWSKPDICAPGSQLLFRDGKVFLTDGGAEGVLVARDVKTGEEVWRSRLGKQLGVEGTIAIDDKNVYVTVTDYSRATSATEYRTAVAAVSHSTGRRVWLQHRDWGTKDYDVQGTVSGKHLVYTDSNYNLTVRDTATGDQLWTQKIGDDWAWQPTVANGLVFLPGEKLTAVDAETGDTRWTLSPKGRRGFNNPAVIDGVLYVSDYDRGVWAVDVKSVKRLWLCEDQDRGGPETFVRVGMTLYCASGPLSGGVIALAAKTGKVRWTWTDDKDSGAPWQMAHAGNRLLVTNGPEIYAMPAV
- a CDS encoding FtsK/SpoIIIE domain-containing protein, with amino-acid sequence MQMLVTVVREGGEPEDVVVTADDTATAGDVAEVLAQAVGQSVAPHGGGTGNVVAMPGTSLASLPGYGTAVTGAPALWADGVLCDPEAPAAGVLRDGMRVSVDSSIGPLLRKGEPVGQYELRVTGGPGSGRVVRLGVGAATAGSAPTCSLPLPDASLPPIALRLTVDLQGNVVLAPEAGASIRLNDDPVTGGTPWPLGGVVRVGDTLLVLDKVVEPDAHLAPMSEGGLAYNRPPRLSPLRPRRRLAVPVPPTKGDRARFQFIMAFMPMLFGLAMYLFTKQIYMLLFCLMSPLMMLAQWISENREGKKKHKTSLKQYKKDLAAYEAELVTLSKEEQRARREDNPDPAEVLLHATGPRRRLWERRLTDPDAMQLRIGVGALPSDVELVFARGGSSHDEEPPEPPLLPDVPVTLPFARLGVVGIAGDRARALGTARWLSVQAAVLHSPRDLSLVSLAATPAAGAEWHWAHWLPHTNPDEGQDCVALVGFDSEGISRRVNELLNELARRKAAREQHNMTGHLYPDANVLLILDGARLLRRVPGVPQLLAEGPQYGIFALCIDEDERLLPEECKAVVAWSPDAAHHVRVRGYGLEAVGDVLADQVPYEWCELLARSLAPIRDVSRDDANSALPTSARLLNLLNMPNPAGVDVERIWQAGGSTTSAPIGIAADGVFVLDIRRDGPHALVAGTTGAGKSELLQTIIASLAVANRPDALNYVLIDYKGGSAFMDCARLPHTVGMVSDLDAHLTERALASLAAELHRRERILFDAAAKDIEDYNDIRKLRPELEPMPRLVLVIDEFASLVAELPDFIAGLVDIARRGRSLGVHLILATQRPAGVVSADIRANTNLRIALRVTDAAESMDVIDAPDSGAISKSTPGRMYVRSGAQSLVGVQSARIGGRRPATGQTGPKATLVPLPWNAYARPLPKREEAEDDGTMVTDLAVLVDAVRDGAERMGFGEQRSPWLPPLAESVTLDELSTYGGAPDTIPGDDVAPIPYGLIDLPAKQTRMPVSLDLVHGEHTLLLGGARSGRSTALRTLAGSLARNTSPHDVHVYAIDCGSNALLPLVRMPHVGAVVTRDEPDRVRRLIQRLQVEIARRQQLLAMEGASSAAEQRAGASPEERLPWMVLLLDSWEGFASTFENYNYGQLLEAAQRLFREGSAAGLKVVMTADRSGLSGHVSSAFADRLVMRFADPNDYSTAGLHAREVPKNMPPGRALRITDTGVDETQIGLLAPDPAGQAQVRALREIAEEARTRYGRVPAGRRPLRVDALPTRITASEAMALDPDFVPPSPLWALVAVGGDELHPIGIDLEENGPGFVIAGPPKSGRSTALLCAAEFLLRAGTPLVVVTPRRSPLRELEDREGVLGVLNAESSGDDLEELQDQLDGRPYVVVVDDAELLYDAPLDEPLEGVIRQGADGGVGLLAAGTTDSLSGQYRGFAVEARKSRNGMLLTPQSTSDGELFGIRLPANSGGGAAGSGLFVTGGAFVPVQAVMNV
- a CDS encoding serine/threonine-protein kinase, whose product is MRPLDVDEPTVVGPYRLLGRLGSGGMGRVYLGRSAGGRTVAVKIVHPHFALDEEFRARFRREVEAARRVGGAWTAPVLDADPDARVPWVATAYAAGPSLSAAVTEGGALPAHTVRALGAGLAEALAAVHELGLVHRDVKPSNVLLTLDGPLLIDFGIARATDGTASLTSTGVSIGSPGYMSPEQILGKGVTGAADVFSLGAVLAYAATGEPPFPGDSSAALLYKVVHEEPELGGLDGPLRELTAACLTKDPAARPAPAEVARRLAPEGAARLVAGGWLPGALVEQVSRSAVQLLNLEATGPGAGGPSGPVGFSSPSVAAPEGPAVESVESVESWGPSGPAGAATAGVFGPPPVMPTPPAPSAAVPAPRDGGPQDDTAPPPTGRRPGKVSVSVAATSTPEGGGRVRRLSCTVALAVAGAMAAVTIGSVLVFDLLPGRTSDDDTSDSGAGTDSPPAATASSAPSGAVPAAYLGTWEGQGSALDGRLPLGTFRITVERAAIGEELGRLRQTDQIGGVCVDVLTLKQVTKKELVATSVGAKTNHSGCNPAPTTVRLSPVGDDLQYRSESEESGRPQARMSKVR